CGGAGGTCAGTCCCGGCCGTCGGCGCGGCGGCGTGATCTGGCTCTTCAGGAAACAGCGCGCGGTCTTTCCGGTGTAGCCCGGCCGGGCATAAGTCCAGGCGCGGCACTTCTGATCGCTCTCGCAGGCGGCGCGGCAGGCTTCGCCGTTCGGCGGGCCGGCCAGGGCGAAGCTACGATAATCCCCGCCGAACCGGTCGATCGAAGTCTCGAAATCATTGGTCCGCCGCTCGACCACACCGGCGCCGCGCACCCCCGACACGCTGCTGGTGTTCGCCACCCGCGGCGGAACCGTGTTCTTCAGCCAGCACGCGGCCGTGGCCGAACCGCCGTCACCTTCGGCGGGATAGTTGAACGACCAGGCGCGGCAGCGGCGGTCCCGCTCGCATTGCAGAGCGCAATCGGCCGGATCGCCGGTGGTGATGGTCACGCGCTGGTAATCGCCGCCCGGCCGATCGAAGTTCGCCTGCGCATGCAGGTCGCTGCCGGACGCAGCAATCCCCAGCAGCGCAAGGATCGGGACGAGGATCGATGCGAGGCGGATACGGATCATCCGATGACTTCCAGCAATCAAGGCCAGGGGCAGACGGCCAGGGTGACGTAATGATTTCCTTGACCATCAAACCGCCGCCGACCTGTACGGTCGATGAACGGGCCCGCCACGGCCTGCACAGGCTGCAATCAAAGAATCACGAAGCAATCAAAGAATCGCAAATACGCATAAACATGGAGCGATGCTTCGGGCCGACTTTCGCATGGCGGTTGCAGCCGAAGCGAAGGTCAAATCCGCGCAGCTAGAACACATATTCGCGATAGACCGGATCGACCGAGCCATTCCACGGCCCATGGAACTTGCATAGCAGCTCTTCGGCCGGGGTCTGGGCCGCGGCCACGATCCGCTCCAGCGGTTCGAGGTGGTAGCTCTCGTCGCGGCCGTTGCGGTCCAGCCGGTTACGCCGCTTCAGCCCGGCGCGGGCGAGATCGAGGCAGTCGCGGCCGATCTCCAGCAAGGTCCGGTTGCCGACCTTCGCCTTCAATCCGAGCCTCGGCACATCGTCGCGCGCCTGCTGCCGCTCCTCCGCGCTCCATCCCTTCACCATCTGCCAGGCGGCTTCGAGACTGGCGTCGTCGTACAGGATGCCGATCCAGAACGCGGGCAGCGCCGGCAGCCGCTCCCACGGGCCGCAATCGGAGCCGCGCATTTCGAGATAGCGCTTCAGCCGCACCTCGGGGAAGATCGTCGAGACGTGGTTGGCCCAGTCCGACAGCGTCGCTTGCTCGCCCGGCACCGCCGGATGCTTGCCTGCGAACAGGTCGCGGAACGAGGAGCCGGCGACGTCGATGTAGGTATCGCCACGCTTGATGAAATACATCGGCACGTCGAGCGCGTAATCGACATAGCGCTCGTAACCCATGCCGTCCTCGAACGCCCACGGCAGCATGCCGGCGCGGTTGTTGTCAGTGTCACGCCAGATCTCGGAGCGGAACGACAGGAAGCCATTCGGCTTGCCTTCGGTGAACGGCGAATTGGCGAACAGCGCGGTGCCGACCGGCTGCAGCGCGAGGCTCACGCGCAGCTTCTTCACCATGTCGGCTTCGGAGGAGAAGTCGAGATTCGTCTGCACCGTGCAGGTGCGATACATCATGTCGAGGCCGAGCGAGCCGACCTTCGGCATGTAGTTGGTCATGATCTTGTAACGGCCCTTCGGCATCACGGGCACCTGCGCACGCGACCACGACGGCGTCATGCCGAGACCGAGGAAGCCGATGCCGAGCGGTGCCGCCACCTCGCGCACTTGCGCGAGATGCGCCACCAGTTCGGCGCGGGTGTGATGCACCGTCTCCACCGGCGCGCCGGACAGCTCGAACTGCCCGCCCGGCTCCAGCGAGATCGCGCCGCCGCCGGTCACGTCATAAAGCCCGATGATGTTGCCCTGCTCGATGATCGGCTCCCAGCCGAGCAGATGCTGCATGCCGGTCAACAACGCGCCGATGCCTTGCGGGCCTTCATAAGGCACCGGTCCATGATCCTTCAGCCGAAACGGCGTCTTCTCATGCTCTGTGCCGAGCCGGAACTGGTCCTTCGGCTTCTCGCCGGCGGCGATCCAGGCGACGAGTTCATCGCGCGAGGACAGCGGCGTCATATCGATCTGGTCACGCGCCATGAAGAACCCATTCTAAATCATGATCCGGATGAATCACGATTTGATTAGCTTGCGCATGACCTGATCCGAAAACCGGTACCCGCTTTTCGGGATCATGCTTCGTTTGCGCATGATCTGATCCGAAAACCGGTACCCACTTTTCGGGATCATGCGATGAAAGCGGCGTGACGTTATAGACGCCCCGACGGATTGAGCAACAGAGGAGCGGCCGCCGCGCAGACCAGGCGCGCGCAGGCGAATGCGACGGGTGCATTACGGTCAAGCGGATTTTGCGCGCTGGGACGCTGTAACGGCGTCGCAAGACACGCCGAGCTGATCGAGCAGCGCCGCGAGCTTCACCGCATCCGCATCCGACAGCTTCGAGCCGATATGGCGTTCGATTGCCGCCGAATAGGCGGTCCACATCTTCTTCTGCAACTCGCGCCCCTTTTCCGTGATCTCGACGACAAGGCCCCGCTTGTCGACTTCGCATACCTTGCGCGCCACCAGCCCGTTATCGACGAGACGATCGATCAGCCGCGACAAGCCGTATTGCGGCAGCAGCATCTGCTTCTCGAGTTCGATCGGCCGCAGGCAGCCGAACTCCGCGCGCGACAATTCCAGCAGCGCGTCATACCAGGACAGTGGCGGGAAGCCGGCCTTCTTCAGGTCCTGCTCAACCGCGCTCAACACCCGGCTCTGGATCCGCACGAGGCGTATCCAGGCGGCGGTCGCCTCAGCTGAGGGTTTGCGCTTCATCTGACTCCCGTCTTCCCCGGCGCGGCTTCGGCTGATCAACGCGTCGTGCTCGGCAGTGGCGTTGACGCATCCGCTTGCACGGCATATACATGCAATTGCATATAATATCTTGCCGCAAAAACGCAAGATGGAAACGAGCAAGCAACAAGGAAACCGCCCATGAAGCTGTATTATTCCCCCGGAGCCTGTTCGCTGTCACCGCATATTGCACTCGCCGAGGCCGGCCTCAATGCCGATCTCGTAAAGGTCAATATCCGGGAGAAGAAGACCGAAAGCGGCGATGATTATCTGAAAGTGGCGCCGAAGGGCCAAGTGCCGGTCCTCAGCATCGATGGCGGCGCGACGCTGACGGAAGGTCCTGCGATCGTGCAGTACATCGCTGACAAGGCGCCGGACAAGAAGCTCGCGCCCGCGAATGGTACGCTGGAGCGCTATCAGCTGCAGGAATGGCTGAACCTGATCACCAGCGAACTGCACAAGGCGTTCAGCCCGCTGTTCAACCCTGCCATGTCCGACGAGACCAAGGCGTTCTTCCGCGACAAGATCTCCAAGACGCTGACCTATGTCGGCGAACAGCTCGCGGGCAAGGACTACCTGATGGGCAGCCAGTTCACGGTGGCGGATGGCTACCTGTTCACGATTTTGCGATGGGCGGTGGCGATGAAGTTCGACCTCGCGCAATTCCCGAACCTGAAGGCCTATTACGACCGCGTCGGCGCGCGGCCGAAGGTGAAGGAAGCGATGCTGGCCGAGGGCCTGATCAAGGCTTGATCCGCGACCGCTCTGTCATTTCTGTCATTAGGCGGCGCTGCGCACCGACCCGCTGACGGGGACGTCGATCCTCATCCTGAGGAGCGCGGAACGCGCGTCTCGAAGGATGAGGTCCGCGCTGTGGCCTCATGGTTCGAGACGCCGCACTTGTTTGAGCATGATCCTGTCCGAAAACCGCTTCGCACTTTTCGGGGATCATGCTTGCGCGGCTCCTCACCACCATGAGGAATGGAGTGCCTCGCAGAAATGCGGGCGCAGCCCTCATCCCAGCCTTCTCCCGCATGCGGGGAGAAGGAGAGACGGGCCTATGCCGCCGACTTCTTCGGCGCGAAACGGCCGTAGAAGGTCTCACCCTTCGCCGCCATGTCGAGCAGCAGCTTCGGCGGCGTGAAGCGCGAGCCGTACTTCGCCTCTAGCTCGTGGCACAGCGCGACGAAGGCCTTCGTGCCCATGAAGTCGATGTAGGAGAGTGCGCCGCCGGTGAACGGTGCGAAGCCGAAGCCGAGGATCGAGCCGACATCCGCCTCGCGCGGATCGGTGATCACATGGTCCTCCACCGTACGCGCGGCCTCCACCGCCTGCACCACAAGGAAACGCTGCTTCAGCTCCTCGACGTCGAGCGTGTCGGGATCGAGCTTCTTGCTCTGCAGGTCGCCGAGGCCCGGCCACAGCGCCTTCTTGCCCTTGCCCTTCTCGGGATAGTCGTAGAAGCCCTTGCCGTTCTTGCGGCCAAAGCGGCCCTGTTTCTCGACCATCTCGACCAGGAGCTTCTTCTGCGCCTGATCGATGGCGTTGGGGCCGAGGTCGGCTTCCGTCGCCTTCATGATCTTCAGCACCAGGTCCAGCGCGACCTCGTCCGACAGCGACAGCGGCCCGACCGGCATGCCGGCCTGCTTCGCCGTGTTCTCGATCATCGCCGGCGGCACGCCTTCCATCAGCATCTCGAGGCCTTCGGCGGTGAACCGCAGCACGCAGCGGTTGGCGAAGAAGCCACGCGAGTCGTTGACGACGATCGGCGTCTTCTTGATCTGCCGGACATAATCGAGCGCGGTGGCCAGCGCCACGTCACCGGTGTTCTTGCCGACGATGATCTCCACCAGCATCATCTTCTCGACCGGCGAGAAGAAGTGGATGCCGATGAACTTCGACTGGTCCTTCCACTCCTCGGCCAGCGAGTTGATCGGCAGCGTCGAGGTGTTGGAGGCGAAGATCGCGCCCTCCTTCAACAGCGGCTGCGCCTTGGCGAAGGTTTCCGCCTTGACCTTGCGATCCTCGAACACCGCCTCGATGATCAGGTCGCAGTCCTTGATCGCGGCATAGTCGGCGGTGGCGGTGATGCGCGACAGCACCGCATCACGCTCCGCCTCAGTGCCGCGGCCGCGGGCGATGTTGGCGTCGAGCGTCGCCTTCGCATGCGCCTTGCCCTTGTCGGCGGAGGCCTGGTCGCGATCGATCAGCACCACCTCGATGCCGGACTGCGCCGAGACGAAGCCGATGCTGGCGCCCATGAAGCCCGCGCCGATGACGCCGAGCTTCCTCACCTTGGTCGGCGGCACGTCCTTCGGACGGCGCGCGCCCTTGTTCAACTCCTGCATCGACACGAACAGGCTGCGGATCATCGCCGCCGCCTCCTTGGTCTGCAGGATGTGGGTGAAGTAGCGCGTCTCCACCCGCAGCGCCGCGTCCATCGGCAGTTGCAGGCCTTCGTAGACGCTCTGCATGATTGCCCGCGCCGCCGGATAGTTGTCCTGCGTCTCCTTGCGGTAGAGCGCGTTCGCTGCGGGGAACACCATCATGCCGGCCTTGCCGTAAACCGGGCCGCCGGGCAGCTTGAAGCCCTTCTCGTCCCATGGCGCGACCGCCTTGCCGCCGCCCTTGATCCAGTCCTTCGCCGCCTTGATCAGGTCGGCCGCCGGCACGATCGCATCGATCAGCTTCAGCGCCTTCGCCTTGTCGAGCTTGAGCTGCTCGCCCTTCAGCATGATCGTCAGCGCGTCGGTCGGCTGCAGCAGGCGGCCGAGCCGCTGGGTGCCGCCCGCACCGGGGAACAGGCCGACCTGGATCTCAGGCAAACCGAGCCGCGTCTTCGGATTGTCGGCGGCGACGCGATAGTGGCACGACAGCACCAGTTCGAACGCGCCGCCGAGCGCGAGACCGTTGATCGCCGCAGCCCACGGCTTGCCGCAGGTCTCGATGCGGCGGAAGATCTGCGACAGCCGTCCCGCTTCCTTGAACAGCGCTTCGTTCGCGGCCTCCTTGCCCTTGCTCTTCAGCAGGTCGGCGAAGACGGTGCGCATCGAATCCAGCATCGTCAGATCGGCGCCGCCCGAAAACGCCTCCTTGCCGGAGGTGACGACGACGCCCTTCACGGCGGTATCAACCGTGGTCTTCTCGACGATGTCGGAGAGTTCTTCGATGACACTGATATCGAACACGTTCATCGACTTGCCGGGGGAATCCCAGGTGACAAGCGCGATGCCGTCGGCGTCGGTCTCAACCTTGAAGTTCTTGTAGCTCATCGTATTCGCCTCAAATCTCTTGCTTTCGCATGATCACGTCCGGCTTTAGCTGCCCGGACTACACGCGCTCGATGATCGTTGCCGTTCCCATGCCGCCGCCGATACACAGCGTCACCAGCGCGGTGGAGAGCTTGCGCCGCTCCAGTTCGTCCAACACCGTGCCGAGGATCATCGCCCCCGTGGCGCCGAGCGGATGGCCGAGCGCGATCGCGCCGCCATTGACGTTGATCTTGGCGCTGTCGATGTCGAACGCCTGCTGATAGCGCAGCACGACCGAGGCGAACGCCTCGTTCAGCTCGAACAGATCGATGTCGCTCAGCGTCATGCCGGAGCGCTCCAGCACCTTCTTCGTCACATCGACCGGGCCGGTCAGCATCATCGCCGGCTCCGAGCCGATGTTGGCGAAGGCACGGATCTTGGCGCGCGGCTTCAGGCCGGCCTTCACGCCCGCTTCCTTCGAGCCGATCAGCACGGCGGCCGCGCCATCGACGATGCCGGAGGAGTTGCCCGCATGGTGGACGTGGTTGACCGCCTCGATCTCCGGATGCGACTGCACCGCCACTGCGTCGAAGCCGCCCATCTCACCGATCTGCACGAACGACGGCTGCAACTGCGCCAGCGACTGCATGGTGGTGCCCGGACGCATGTATTCGTCCTTGGCGAGGATCGTCAGACCGTTGATGTCCTTCACCGGCACGACGGAGTTAGCGAAGCGGCCCTCCTCCCAGGACTGCGCGGCGCGCTTCTGGCTTTCGACCGCGTAAGCATCGACGTCATCGCGCGAGAAACCGTATTTGGTGGCGATCAGGTCCGCCGACACGCCCTGCGGCATGAAGTAGGACGGCACCGCGATCGACGGGTCCATCGGCCAGGCCGCGCCCGACGACAGCATGCCGACGCGGCTCATCGATTCGACGCCGCCACCGATGGTCAGCGTATGCTGTCCGGACATCACCTGCGCGGCGGCGAAGTTCACCGCATCGAGGCCCGAGGCGCAGAAGCGGTTGATCTGCACGCCCGGCACCGAGTTGCCGTAACCTGCGCTCAGCGCTGCCATGCGGGCGATGTCGCCGCCGGCCTCGCCGACCGGATCGACGCAGCCGAGCACCACGTCGTCGACATCGCCGACGTTGAGGTTGTTGCGCTCCTTCAGCGCGCGCAGCGGCGTGGTCGCGAGCGCCAGCGCCGTCACTTCATGCAGCGAGCCGTCGGCCTTGCCGCGGCCGCGCGGCGTGCGCACGTGATCATAGATAAAGGCATCAGCCATCGTCGGTCTCCTTGATGACGCGAAATTTCATAAGCACACGATCCCGAGGCTGACGACAGCTGCGGGATCATGCGCAGTCAAAGCGTGCGGGCGATCACCACCTTCATGATCTCGTTGGTGCCGGCATAGATGCGCTGCACCCGCGCATCGCGATACATGCGCGAGATCGGGTACTCGTCCATGAAACCGTAGCCGCCGAACAGTTGCAGGCAGCGATCGACGATCTTGTTCTGCAGGTCGCTCAGCCAGTACTTCGCCATCGAGGCCGTGGCGGTGTCGAGCTCGCGCTTCAGGTGCTGGGCGACGCAATGGTCGTGGAACACGCGGCCGATGGTCGCCTCGGTCTTGCACTCGGCAAGCTCGAACTGGGTGTTCTGGTATTCGACGATCGCCTTGCCGAAGGCTTTCCGCTCCTTGACGTAATCGATGGTCAGCCGCAGCGCGCGCTCGATCATGCCGATCGCCGACGTGGCGACGATCAGGCGCTCCTGCGGCAGGTCGCGCATCAACTGGAAGAAGCCCTGCCCTTCCTCGGTGCCGAGCAGCGCCTCGGCCGGCACCTTGGCATCCTCGAAGAACAGTTCCGATGTATCGGCCCAGTCCATGCCGAGCTTCTTCAGCTTGCGGCCGCGGCGGAAGCCCGGCGTCTCGTCGGTCTCGACCACGATCAGCGAGGTGCCCTTGGCGCCCTGGGTCGGGTCGGTCTTGGCGACGACGATGATCAGGTTGGCGTGCTGGCCGTTGGTGATGAAGGTCTTCGAGCCGTTCAGCACGTAGCCGTTGCCGGACTTCGCCGCGGTGGTGCGCACCGACTGCAGGTCCGAGCCCGCGCCCGGCTCGCTCATGGCGATGGCGCCGACCAGCTCGCCGGTGGCGAGCTTCGGCAGCCACTTCTTCTTCTGCTCCTCGGTGCCGTAGTTGAGGATGTAGGGCGCGACGATACCCGAATGCAGCGGCGCGCCGATCTGGTCCATGCCGGCCAGCGCGAACTCGCGGTTGATCACGGTCTCGTGCGCGAAGCTGCCGCCGGCGCCGCCATACTCCTCGGGAATGCCTGCCAGCAGCAGCCCGGCCTCGCCGAGCTTGTTCCAGGCGGCGCGGTCCATCATGCCCTGCTCGTGCCAGCGCTCGATATGCGGCACCATCTCGTTCGCCAGAAACCGCCGCGTCTGCTCCTCGAGCAGGCTCAGCTCTTCGGTCATCCATGCGGGGCGGGGAACAGACAAGGCTTCCATCGGCGTTCACTCCCAGGCGATTGTTTCAAGCGATTTTTGTTTGATCAATCTTTGTCCGGATGCTGATGATTGATCAGCGATCCGCTCTTGTCCTTCAGCCAGTCGTCGGTGGTTTCCGCCGGCAGCGCGTGAATGCTATCGAGCCACGACACCTTGCTCTCGATGCCAAATTGCCGCGTCGGCGGCGCGAGATTGGGGTCATCCAGGCTGTTGACGGCGACACTGATCTCGCCAGACCCCGCGAACGCATAGGTCAGCGGCGTGCCGCAATCCTTGCAGAAGCCGCGCTCGGCAAAGTTCGACGAGCGGAAGATCGCAGGCTGGCCGCGCGTGAAACGCAAGTCCTCCGCCTTGCCGCCGGTCAGCGCCATGAACGGCTGGCCGGATGCCTTCTGGCACATACGGCAGTGGCAGATGCTGCTGAAAAGCGGCGGCGCCCGCCACGCATAACGGACGGCGCCGCATTGGCATCCGCCCGTCCATAGGGTGCGCGTTTCACTCATCGTCAGAACGCCTCGGCGGCCAGTTCCATCGTCGTATCCGCCCCGGCCTGAACCCGCGTCAGATGCAGCGCCGTCTGCGGCAGCATCCGCTCCATGAAGAACTTGCCGGTGACGAGCTTGGTCTTGTGCTGCTCGGACGCGCTGCCGGCCGCGAGCTTGTCCTGCGCCACCTTGGCCATCCGCGCCCACATGTAGCCGAACACGACCAGGCCGAACAGGTGCATGTAATCGGTGGAGGCGGCGCCGGCGTTATCCGGCTTCGCCAAGGCATTCTGCATCAGCCACATGGTCGCCTGCTGCAGATGCTGCAGCGAGGCGGCGAGCGGTCCGACATAGGGCTTCATCGCCTCGTCGCCGCCATGCTGCTTCACGAAGCCGCCGACCTCGGTGAAGAACGCGGTGATGGCGCGGCCGCCGTCACGCGGCAGCTTGCGGCCCACGAGGTCCAGCGCCTGGATGCCGTTCGCGCCCTCGTAGATCATGGCGATGCGGGCATCGCGCACGAACTGCTCCATGCCCTGCTCGGCGATGTAGCCGTGGCCGCCATACATCTGCTGCGCGGCGACCGTGTTGGCGAAGCCCTGGTCGGTGAGCACACCCTTCAGAATCGGCGTCATCAGCCCCATGTGATCGTCGGCCGCCTGGCGCTCCTTCTCGTCGCCGGAGCGATGGGCGACGTCGCTCTTCAACGCAGTCCAGATCACGAAGGCGCGCGCAGCCTCGTTGAACGCCTTGATGGTCATCAGCGTGCGGCGCACGTCCGGATGGACGATGATCGGATCGGCGGCCTTGTCCTTCTCCTTCGCGCCGGTGAGCGCGCGGCCCTGCAGCCGCTCCTTCGCATACGTCACGGCGTTCTGATAGGCGACCTCTGACTGCGCGAGCCCCTGAACGGCGACGCCGAGCCGCGCCTCGTTCATCATCACGAACATGGCGTTGAGACCCTTGTTCTCCTCGCCGACCAGCCAGCCGGTGGCGTTGTCGTAGTTCATCACGCAGGTCGAATTGCCGTGGATGCCCATCTTGTGCTCGATCGAACCGCACGACACGCCGTTGCGCGCGCCCAGCGAACCGTCGGCATTGATCAGCACCTTCGGCACCACGAACAGCGAGATGCCGCGCGTGCCGGCCGGCGCACCCTCGATGCGCGCGATCACCAGATGGATGATATTCTCGGTAAGGTCCTGCTCGCCACCGGAGATGAAGATCTTGGTGCCGGTGATCTTGTAGCTGCCGTCCGCCTGCTTCACCGCCTTGGTGCGCAACAGGCCGAGATCGGTGCCGCAATGCGGCTCGGTCAGGTTCATGGTGCCGGCCCACTCGCCCGTCATCATCTTCGGGATGTAGGTCTTCTTCTGGGCGTCGCTGCCATGCGCGAGCAACGCCGCCATCGCTCCCTGGGTCAGGCCCGAATACATCGAAAAGGCCATGTTGGCGGAAATCAGGAATTCACCGACCACCTGCGACAGCGTCACCGGCAGGCCCTGTCCGCCATACTCCGCCGGCAGCGCGAGGCTCAGCCAGCCGCCTTCGCCGAGCTGTTTGAAGGCGTCCTTGAAACCGGCCGGCGTGGTGACGCGGCCATCGTCGTGGCGCTTGCAGCCTTCGAGATCGCCCGACCGGTTGAGCGGCTGCAAGACTTTCTCGGAGAACTTCGCCGCCTCCTCGATGATCGCCTCGCGCACGTCGGCGGACGCGTCAGAGAAACCCGGCAGGTTGTTGTAGTTGTCGAAGTGGAAAACGTCGTTGAGGAGGAAGTGGACGTCCTCGACGGGCGCTTTGTAGGTCGGCATTTCGATCTCCCGGCAAAGGCATGCGATCGCGCGCGATCGATGGTCTGGAAGGCGGGACGTTCGGTTTCTTCACATGATCACGCGAGCGGGAAAAAGCGAGATCACCGGTCCGAATTCAATCCGGGTGGGACTAAGCTCTAAGAAAAATTTTGCGGCGCAGCAACAACCTTCGGCTAAACTTTCGTCGCGACTGAACGCCTCTCGTGACCTTACGGCGCGCCTCGTACGGCAGACATGCCAAGACGCGCGACGTGCCAAGACGCGTGACATGTCGAAACGCGCGACATGCCATCGCGCCCGCCTGCGCGACGGTTTCGGCTGAGCCTCCCCGCCTCTCCCGCCGGTCTGTGACAGCGGTCTGACGATTTGCGGCGGGACGTCCATACTTCTTAACCGGTTATTTACCGTAACACTGAAAAGTCGGGGACGAAACCAGCCTGCGGTCGCACAATTTTGCTTGTCTCTTCAACGGCGCGGGCGGGGCGTGAGGCGCAGTGCAAACGCAATCGCTTCGGACACCGGATCAGGCATGAAATCGCGCGTACCGAATGACAGTGGAATGCCCCCGGCCAGCGGAGCGGCGCGTCCTGCAGGGATGTCGCTTGGCCACTGGTTGAACGCCACCCTCGGCCAGCAGCCGCCCGCCATGGCTCGCCCCCCGCAGGCTCCGGCCCCGCAACCGCACGTTGCCGCGCCCCCGCAAGCCCGCGGCCCAAGTCCAGATCAAAGTCCAGATCAAAGTCCAGATCAAAGCCCAACCCTGGGCCGGAACCGGAACCATGGCTACGCCGTCCAACCGCAGGCGCCGCTGCCGGGCTCCGAATTCGACAGCATTTCCGAAATTCACCGCCGGCTCGACAGTATCACCCAGCAAATCAACCAGATCTCGCAGCGCCGCGCCGGGGGCCCGGCGGCTTCGATGCCATCCGCCGCCCCGCCCTCAGGTGTTGCCGCTCCAAGCCTTGCCGCTCCAACCCTTGCCAGCCAGCTCAACGACGCGATTTCCCGCCTCGACATGCGGCTCGCCAGCCTGACGCAGGCGGCGCCGCGGGCAACACAAGCTGCCACTGAGCCAGCCTACGGCCAGCCGCCGATGCCACGCGGCCAAGCCGCGCCTCGTCAGACCTTTCATGACCAGGCCTTCCAGGCTCCAGGTCAGCAGAACCCGGCCTATCAGACCCCCGGCTATCACAACGCGCCACCGCTCAATCCCGCAGGGCTCGATGCGGCGGTCGCGGAGATTTCAGCCCGACAGAGCTCGCTCAGCGGCGGCAACGCCTATCCGGCCCAGCCGTTCGCGCCGCAGACCCCGGCTTCGCAGGCGTCGTCCGTGCCGGTCGACCTGTCCGGGATCGAACGGCAGCTCAACCAGCTCACGAGCCAGATGGAGGCGCTGCGCCGCCCCGACCAGCTCGATCAATCGATCGCCGCCTTTCGCGAGGAGCTCGCCGACATCCGCCGCTCGCTCACCGAGGCGCTGCCGCGCCAGGCAATCGAAGCGCTGGAAAACGAAATCCGCGCGCTCGGCCAAAAGATCGAGCGCAACCGTGACAGCGTCGGCGACCAGGAGGCGCTCGGCGGCATCGAGAAGGCGCTGAACGACATCTACGGCGTCGTGCGCACGCTGACACCCGCCGAACAGCTCGCGGGTTATGACGCGGCGATCCAGGGCCTGTCGAACAAGATCGACGTGCTGATCCGCAGCAATCCGGATTCCAACATCGTCCAACTGCAGGACGCGATCGCAGCGCTGCGCAACATCGCCGCCAACGTCGCCTCGAACGAATCCATCGGCCACCTGAGCGACCATATCCGCTCGCTCGGCGAGAAGGTCGATCACCTCGCCGAAACCGGCGGTCACGACATGCTGGCGGCGCTGGAGCAGCGCATTGCCCTGCTGACCGCGGCGATGGAAGGCCGCCCGACCGCTCCGGCCTCGGATTTCAGCCACCTGGAAGGGGCGATCCGCACCCTGACGGAACGGATCGATCGCATCGCCAGCCTCGACAGCGCCAGCGCGATGGCCGCGGTCGAGCAGCGCATCGCCTACCTGCTGGAGCGGCTGGAAAGCACGCAGAGCGCCGGCGGCCATCTCGGCCGGATCGAGGAAGGACTTGCCGACATCCTGCGCCAGCTTGAAGGCCAGCGCGCCAACATCGCTTCGCTCGGTGCCGACGCGCCTGCGGACGCGCGCGGGCTGATGGATACGCTCAAGCGTGAGCTCTCCGACGTCCGCCACACTCAATCGGCGACCGAGCGGCGCACCCAGGACGCGCTCGAAGCGGTCCACAGCACGCTGACCCATGTGGCCGACCGGCTGACGGCGATCGAAGGCGACCTGCGCCGCGCCCAGCCGGGCGGAGCGTTGCCGCAATCGTCTGCCCAGCCCGCCTTCATGGCGGCTGGCGTGTCGCAGCCGCCTGGCCGCCCCGAGTTGCCGAACCCGGTGCCGCCGCCGATGGCCGAGCTGCCGATGGCGCAGGCCCCGAGCATCGCCACCGGCTTCGCGCCGGCGCCGCCGGTCAGCCCATTCCGCGCCGAGGAGCCCACCCCAGCCTGGCCGCCCGCCGGTCAACGGGCACCGATCGATCCGTCGCTGCCGCCGGACTTCCCGCTCGAGCCCGGCGCGCGCGGCCGTGGCGCCGCAAGCCTGGAGCCGGAGTTCACCGAGCCCGCGGCACCCGCCGAAGACACCAGCCCGTCGAACTTCATCGCCGCCGCCCGCCGCGCCGCGCAAGCCGCCCAGGCCGCGACGGTCGAGAAGCCGAGCCGCGTCGCCGCCCTGACCGAAGCTGCGCGCAATGCCGCAGCCAAGGCCACGGAAAAGGTGAAGGGCAGCGGCAATGCCGCTAAGGAGGCCAAGCCGTCGCGCATCCGCCAGATCCTGGTCGGGTTCGGCGTCGTCATGATCGTGATCGGCGC
The sequence above is drawn from the Afipia sp. P52-10 genome and encodes:
- a CDS encoding acetyl-CoA C-acetyltransferase; its protein translation is MADAFIYDHVRTPRGRGKADGSLHEVTALALATTPLRALKERNNLNVGDVDDVVLGCVDPVGEAGGDIARMAALSAGYGNSVPGVQINRFCASGLDAVNFAAAQVMSGQHTLTIGGGVESMSRVGMLSSGAAWPMDPSIAVPSYFMPQGVSADLIATKYGFSRDDVDAYAVESQKRAAQSWEEGRFANSVVPVKDINGLTILAKDEYMRPGTTMQSLAQLQPSFVQIGEMGGFDAVAVQSHPEIEAVNHVHHAGNSSGIVDGAAAVLIGSKEAGVKAGLKPRAKIRAFANIGSEPAMMLTGPVDVTKKVLERSGMTLSDIDLFELNEAFASVVLRYQQAFDIDSAKINVNGGAIALGHPLGATGAMILGTVLDELERRKLSTALVTLCIGGGMGTATIIERV
- a CDS encoding acyl-CoA dehydrogenase family protein → MEALSVPRPAWMTEELSLLEEQTRRFLANEMVPHIERWHEQGMMDRAAWNKLGEAGLLLAGIPEEYGGAGGSFAHETVINREFALAGMDQIGAPLHSGIVAPYILNYGTEEQKKKWLPKLATGELVGAIAMSEPGAGSDLQSVRTTAAKSGNGYVLNGSKTFITNGQHANLIIVVAKTDPTQGAKGTSLIVVETDETPGFRRGRKLKKLGMDWADTSELFFEDAKVPAEALLGTEEGQGFFQLMRDLPQERLIVATSAIGMIERALRLTIDYVKERKAFGKAIVEYQNTQFELAECKTEATIGRVFHDHCVAQHLKRELDTATASMAKYWLSDLQNKIVDRCLQLFGGYGFMDEYPISRMYRDARVQRIYAGTNEIMKVVIARTL
- a CDS encoding GFA family protein, which gives rise to MSETRTLWTGGCQCGAVRYAWRAPPLFSSICHCRMCQKASGQPFMALTGGKAEDLRFTRGQPAIFRSSNFAERGFCKDCGTPLTYAFAGSGEISVAVNSLDDPNLAPPTRQFGIESKVSWLDSIHALPAETTDDWLKDKSGSLINHQHPDKD
- a CDS encoding acyl-CoA dehydrogenase C-terminal domain-containing protein; the encoded protein is MPTYKAPVEDVHFLLNDVFHFDNYNNLPGFSDASADVREAIIEEAAKFSEKVLQPLNRSGDLEGCKRHDDGRVTTPAGFKDAFKQLGEGGWLSLALPAEYGGQGLPVTLSQVVGEFLISANMAFSMYSGLTQGAMAALLAHGSDAQKKTYIPKMMTGEWAGTMNLTEPHCGTDLGLLRTKAVKQADGSYKITGTKIFISGGEQDLTENIIHLVIARIEGAPAGTRGISLFVVPKVLINADGSLGARNGVSCGSIEHKMGIHGNSTCVMNYDNATGWLVGEENKGLNAMFVMMNEARLGVAVQGLAQSEVAYQNAVTYAKERLQGRALTGAKEKDKAADPIIVHPDVRRTLMTIKAFNEAARAFVIWTALKSDVAHRSGDEKERQAADDHMGLMTPILKGVLTDQGFANTVAAQQMYGGHGYIAEQGMEQFVRDARIAMIYEGANGIQALDLVGRKLPRDGGRAITAFFTEVGGFVKQHGGDEAMKPYVGPLAASLQHLQQATMWLMQNALAKPDNAGAASTDYMHLFGLVVFGYMWARMAKVAQDKLAAGSASEQHKTKLVTGKFFMERMLPQTALHLTRVQAGADTTMELAAEAF